The nucleotide window TAGATGAGGTTGTAATGCGTCAGGTTTAGCTTCAATGCCAGTAAGCAACACATCTTCCAAGTCCACTTGAGACTTTTTAGCTTGTAAGCTCATTGTTTTGAGCTGCTTACGTATAGATTTGTACTTGTTGCTCTTGAGTTTAGGCTTCAACCAGCGCACCAATAGTTCGTTCTTTTTGTCACGATCAAAATGCTGCGTTTTGCTATCAAGCTTATAAAATTCGAGGTACAAAAGGGCGTGCAGAGACACCTCGGTCAATAGCTGAATTGATTCCGAGTTAGACGTACTCATTTGCTTTGAACTGGATCCTTTGTTCTGCATCGTAGTCTGTAGGTAATATAAGGAAAGGAGTAATGGTGCCGAGAGAGGGACTCGAACCCTCACACCAAAGGCACTAGCACCTCATGCTAGCGTGTCTACCAATTTCACCATCTCGGCATCGATGATACGTTGCTTGCCCGTATCCATTGACGTCCACTCAACAAGTGGATGTCGAAATATTAACTGACGATTTTCGGCTTGTATAGCATTTGATTGGATAAATGCAGCAAAATCAGTTTGTTCGGTGAATAATTCATCAGTTTGAATATTTGACATCCACTCCCCTGTTTTCTTCAGCTTAGTGCAATTTCACCATAAACACGTTACCTGCGCACAAACGAACAAATACATAACTGGGATTTATGTTTAAAGCCAACATAGCCTTATGTATCCAAAAGTAACCTTAGGTTACACTGTTGTTATCCAAGTTTAATCGACAAAATCGCTACGGATAGCCTGAATCAGGGAACAAACATGTTCAGACTAATAAAAAGAGCGTTACATTTTAGTGCTAAATCCGCTGCCATTATTGGTGGCTTTCTTTCCCTGAGCTACGTGTTTGCTCAGTTGTCTAAAGTGCATGGAAAATCACTTCCAGCCGACTATTTCTCACAAGATCTGCCTAGCATTCTCGGCCTGCTAAACTCTGAATTTTTCATGGGCGTGATTTTTGTCATCACCCTATCGATCATTACTTATGTCCTATACCTCTTGTGGCAACTGCA belongs to Vibrio sp. 10N and includes:
- a CDS encoding magnesium transporter, whose protein sequence is MFRLIKRALHFSAKSAAIIGGFLSLSYVFAQLSKVHGKSLPADYFSQDLPSILGLLNSEFFMGVIFVITLSIITYVLYLLWQLHEVAVHRSQYMQSAQANLVFALSLCGLFIDKLWWVLAVIIAFTNWEAVASAVSKVIHSGIYGNKKTEDA